The following proteins are co-located in the Komagataeibacter sp. FNDCF1 genome:
- the dnaN gene encoding DNA polymerase III subunit beta — protein sequence MKLKADRVTLLKALAHIQSVAEKRNTIPILANVLINVVDGAMTLTATDMEIAVVEGIAAETQRDGAVTAPAAVLYEIVRKLPDGAQVELDHAGGDAPLGLRAGRFATSLNVLDVDDFPSMMAGALPHEFSMPAQVLRGLIDRTRFAISTEETRYYLNGIFVHVAEGGAGPVLRAVATDGHRLARVETELPAGSAGMPGVIVPRKTVGELRKLLDEGPEQVAVALSDTRIQFSIGNITLTSKLIDGTFPEYERVIPHGNDRILRVGKKIFSDAVSRVAAISQERSRPVKLSMAHNLLTLSAASQDQGTATEELDENHVSYDAAPIEIGFQARYLNDITDQVEREVEFAFSDSSAPTIVRDVDSPSALYVLMPMRV from the coding sequence ATGAAGTTGAAGGCCGACCGCGTAACGCTGCTCAAGGCACTGGCCCACATCCAGAGCGTTGCCGAGAAGCGCAATACCATCCCCATCCTGGCCAATGTGCTGATCAATGTCGTCGATGGCGCGATGACGCTGACCGCAACCGACATGGAAATTGCGGTGGTGGAAGGCATTGCGGCCGAAACACAGCGCGATGGCGCGGTTACGGCGCCAGCGGCCGTACTGTATGAAATCGTGCGCAAGCTGCCCGATGGCGCGCAGGTGGAGCTTGACCACGCAGGCGGCGATGCGCCGCTGGGCCTGCGGGCCGGACGGTTCGCCACCAGCCTGAACGTGCTGGACGTGGATGACTTCCCCTCCATGATGGCAGGCGCGCTGCCGCATGAATTCAGCATGCCCGCGCAGGTGCTGCGTGGCCTGATCGACCGGACGCGCTTCGCCATCTCCACGGAGGAGACGCGCTACTACCTCAACGGCATCTTCGTGCATGTGGCGGAAGGCGGGGCGGGCCCCGTCCTGCGCGCGGTCGCGACTGACGGCCACCGTCTGGCCCGGGTCGAGACCGAACTGCCCGCCGGCAGTGCCGGCATGCCCGGCGTGATCGTGCCGCGCAAGACGGTGGGCGAACTGCGCAAGCTGCTGGATGAGGGGCCGGAGCAGGTGGCGGTGGCACTGTCCGACACACGCATCCAGTTCTCGATCGGCAACATCACGCTGACCTCCAAGCTGATTGACGGCACCTTTCCCGAATACGAGCGCGTGATCCCGCATGGTAACGACAGGATCCTGCGCGTGGGCAAGAAGATCTTTTCCGATGCCGTCTCCCGCGTGGCCGCGATCAGCCAGGAGCGGTCGCGCCCGGTCAAGCTGAGCATGGCGCACAACCTGCTCACCCTGTCCGCCGCCAGTCAGGACCAGGGCACGGCAACCGAGGAACTGGACGAGAACCACGTCTCCTACGATGCGGCACCCATCGAGATCGGTTTCCAGGCCCGCTACCTGAATGATATTACTGACCAGGTGGAGCGTGAGGTCGAATTCGCCTTTTCCGACAGTTCGGCCCCCACCATCGTGCGCGATGTCGACAGTCCTTCCGCGCTGTATGTGCTCATGCCGATGCGCGTCTAG
- the gyrB gene encoding DNA topoisomerase (ATP-hydrolyzing) subunit B, producing the protein MTDQSSPDQKHDAEVAGGVPPAADYDAASISVLRGLDAVRKRPGMYIGDTDDGSGLHHMAFEIIDNAVDEAQAGFATCCTVTLNGDGSVTVRDDGRGIPTDMHHEEGVSAAEVVLTKLHAGGKFNQNSYKVSGGLHGVGAAVVNALSEWMEVRIWRDGSEHVIRFQHGERDGPLRLVGKSDEPRGTQVTFKPSAQTFAKVEFEFAILERRLRELAFLNSGLRIILRDERHEPAREEAFHYEGGLCAFVEWLDQGKTAIVEPPITGSLQNDENGIKVEFALTWNDSFHETMLCFTNNIPQRDGGSHLAGFRQALTRVVGRYAEANATKKDSHALNGEDMREGLTAVLSVKVPDPKFSSQTKDKLVSSEVQPVVHAAAADMISHWFETHPKEARLIVAKVMDAAAAREAARRARELTRRKGVLDISSLPGKLADCQERDPSKCELFLVEGDSAGGTAKQGRDRRFQAILPLKGKILNVERARFDRMLGSAEIGTLITALGTGIGRGDVEHGGFSIDKLRYHRIVIMTDADVDGSHIRTLLLTFFFRQMPELIEKGYLYIAQPPLYRAKRGNDERYLKDDAALETYLLDKALANAALRYGDGREIEGELMRAEVLFIRDVTRALSRLSARVPVWVLEQAAIAGVLRPDLQAMPERIVDLQARLDAVSPPAERGWKVAVSDSGLEMARSVRGVGEVYRLEATALRSAEVRWLAERHARLVADFARPIALVIDGNAQSFDGPASLYERILAQGRKGLSINRFKGLGEMNDEQLWETTLDPAMRTLLQVKVGDIENAAQVFSTLMGDVVEPRRDFIVGNALKVANLDV; encoded by the coding sequence ATGACCGATCAATCCAGTCCCGACCAGAAACACGATGCCGAGGTCGCGGGCGGCGTGCCGCCTGCTGCGGATTACGATGCGGCGTCCATCTCGGTTCTGCGCGGACTGGATGCCGTACGCAAGCGCCCGGGCATGTATATCGGGGATACGGATGACGGATCGGGCCTGCACCACATGGCCTTCGAGATCATCGACAACGCCGTGGATGAGGCGCAGGCCGGATTTGCCACATGCTGCACCGTGACCCTCAATGGTGACGGCAGCGTGACGGTGCGCGATGACGGGCGCGGCATCCCGACCGACATGCATCATGAGGAAGGGGTGAGTGCGGCCGAAGTCGTGCTGACCAAGCTGCATGCAGGCGGCAAGTTCAATCAGAATTCCTACAAGGTGTCTGGCGGCCTGCACGGCGTGGGTGCCGCCGTGGTCAATGCGCTGTCCGAATGGATGGAGGTGCGCATCTGGCGTGACGGGTCCGAGCACGTGATCCGCTTCCAGCATGGCGAGCGTGACGGGCCGCTGCGCCTTGTGGGCAAAAGTGACGAACCGCGTGGCACGCAGGTCACGTTCAAGCCCAGCGCCCAGACATTCGCCAAGGTGGAATTCGAGTTTGCGATTCTTGAACGCCGCCTGCGGGAACTGGCCTTCCTCAATTCCGGGCTCAGGATCATTCTGCGTGATGAGCGCCATGAACCCGCGCGGGAGGAAGCCTTCCATTACGAAGGCGGCCTGTGCGCCTTCGTGGAATGGCTGGACCAGGGCAAGACCGCCATTGTCGAGCCACCGATTACCGGCAGCCTGCAGAATGACGAAAACGGCATCAAGGTCGAGTTCGCACTGACATGGAACGACAGTTTCCATGAGACCATGCTGTGCTTCACCAACAATATCCCCCAGCGTGATGGCGGTTCGCACCTTGCCGGCTTTCGCCAGGCGCTGACCCGCGTGGTGGGCCGTTACGCGGAAGCGAATGCCACCAAGAAGGACAGCCATGCCCTCAATGGCGAGGACATGCGCGAGGGCCTGACCGCCGTGCTGTCGGTCAAGGTGCCGGACCCCAAATTTTCCTCCCAGACCAAGGACAAGCTGGTCTCATCCGAAGTGCAGCCGGTGGTGCATGCCGCCGCGGCCGACATGATCTCCCACTGGTTCGAGACCCATCCCAAGGAAGCCCGCCTGATCGTGGCCAAGGTGATGGATGCGGCTGCCGCGCGTGAGGCGGCGCGGCGCGCGCGTGAACTCACGCGGCGCAAGGGCGTGCTGGACATTTCCTCCCTGCCCGGCAAGCTGGCGGACTGCCAGGAGCGTGATCCGTCCAAATGCGAACTGTTTCTGGTCGAGGGTGACTCGGCAGGCGGTACGGCCAAGCAGGGACGTGACCGGCGCTTCCAGGCAATCCTGCCGCTCAAGGGCAAGATCCTCAATGTGGAGCGCGCGCGCTTTGACCGCATGCTCGGCTCGGCTGAAATCGGCACGCTGATCACGGCGCTGGGCACCGGTATTGGTCGGGGAGACGTGGAACATGGCGGCTTCTCGATTGATAAGCTGCGCTACCACCGTATCGTCATCATGACGGACGCTGACGTGGATGGCTCGCACATCCGCACCCTGCTGCTGACCTTCTTCTTCCGCCAGATGCCCGAACTGATCGAGAAGGGATATCTGTACATCGCCCAGCCGCCGCTTTACCGTGCCAAGCGTGGCAATGACGAGCGGTACCTCAAGGATGATGCGGCGCTGGAGACCTACCTGCTGGACAAGGCGCTGGCCAATGCGGCGCTGCGTTACGGCGACGGGCGCGAGATCGAGGGTGAGCTCATGCGCGCCGAAGTACTGTTCATCCGCGACGTGACGCGCGCGCTGTCCCGCCTTTCGGCGCGGGTGCCGGTCTGGGTGCTGGAACAGGCGGCCATCGCGGGCGTGCTGCGTCCCGACCTGCAGGCCATGCCGGAACGGATCGTGGACCTGCAGGCCCGGCTGGATGCGGTCTCTCCCCCGGCGGAGCGTGGCTGGAAGGTCGCGGTCAGTGACAGCGGGCTGGAAATGGCCCGCAGCGTGCGCGGCGTGGGGGAGGTCTACCGCCTGGAAGCCACGGCCCTGCGGAGTGCGGAAGTGCGCTGGCTGGCTGAACGCCATGCGCGGCTGGTGGCGGATTTTGCCCGGCCGATCGCCCTTGTGATTGATGGCAATGCCCAGTCCTTCGATGGCCCGGCATCGCTGTACGAGCGGATTCTGGCGCAGGGCCGCAAGGGGCTGTCCATCAACCGCTTCAAGGGGCTGGGCGAGATGAATGACGAACAGCTTTGGGAAACCACGCTCGATCCCGCGATGCGCACGCTGCTGCAGGTCAAGGTGGGCGACATTGAAAACGCGGCGCAGGTCTTCTCCACCCTCATGGGGGATGTGGTCGAGCCGCGCCGGGACTTCATCGTGGGCAATGCGCTCAAGGTCGCCAACCTGGACGTATAG
- the recF gene encoding DNA replication/repair protein RecF (All proteins in this family for which functions are known are DNA-binding proteins that assist the filamentation of RecA onto DNA for the initiation of recombination or recombinational repair.) — MAFINRLVLTDFRNYRHLSWQPRLPVTVIAGPNGSGKTNLLEAVSLLVPGRGLRGARMDELPRHGTTLWGVVAQVADRPGDEALSMQLATGADPLRPDRRAFRVDGQTLRNRDSVSEYFSAVWLTPQMDRLFQEGAGGRRRFLDRLVLALEPGHAREVAAHDRAMVQRNRLLAQSGADPDWLAALERTMARHAVAATAARMDMIARLNTDEQAVLDGFPAARLALECVIADRLAQEPALAVEDWLAERIASTRAVDRQRGGSRFGAHRADMRMADRLTGRPASQSSTGQQKALLVGTVLSHARILTACRGQAPMLLLDEPLVHLDAARRDSLFHALRRLRTGVLLTGTDAEQFAPLREGAEFVTPGEGNLVQHA; from the coding sequence ATGGCCTTCATCAACCGGCTGGTCCTGACGGATTTCCGGAATTACCGGCATCTTTCGTGGCAGCCCCGCCTGCCTGTCACGGTCATTGCCGGGCCGAATGGCAGCGGCAAGACCAACCTGCTTGAAGCGGTTTCCCTGCTGGTGCCCGGCAGGGGACTGCGCGGGGCGCGCATGGATGAACTGCCCCGGCACGGCACGACCCTGTGGGGCGTGGTGGCGCAGGTGGCCGACAGGCCGGGGGATGAAGCCCTGTCCATGCAGCTTGCCACCGGGGCGGACCCGCTCCGGCCTGATCGCCGGGCATTCCGGGTGGATGGCCAGACCCTGCGCAACCGTGATTCCGTTTCCGAATATTTTTCCGCCGTATGGCTGACCCCGCAGATGGACCGCCTGTTCCAGGAGGGGGCGGGGGGACGCCGCCGCTTTCTGGACCGGCTGGTGCTGGCGCTGGAACCGGGACATGCCCGGGAGGTAGCGGCGCATGACCGTGCTATGGTGCAGCGTAACCGCCTGCTGGCCCAATCTGGCGCGGACCCGGACTGGCTGGCCGCGCTGGAACGGACCATGGCCCGCCACGCGGTGGCGGCCACGGCCGCACGCATGGACATGATTGCCCGCCTGAACACGGATGAACAGGCGGTGCTTGATGGCTTTCCCGCCGCCCGGCTTGCGCTGGAGTGCGTGATTGCCGACCGGCTGGCGCAGGAACCGGCACTTGCGGTGGAGGACTGGCTGGCTGAACGCATTGCCAGCACGCGGGCCGTGGACCGTCAGCGTGGCGGCAGCCGCTTTGGCGCCCATCGGGCGGACATGCGCATGGCGGACCGGCTGACAGGCCGCCCGGCCAGCCAGTCCAGCACCGGCCAGCAGAAGGCCCTGCTGGTGGGCACAGTGCTGTCCCACGCCCGGATCCTGACGGCGTGCCGGGGGCAGGCGCCGATGCTGCTGCTGGATGAACCGCTGGTGCATCTGGATGCGGCGCGGCGTGACAGCCTGTTCCATGCCCTGCGTCGCCTGCGGACCGGCGTGCTGCTGACGGGCACGGACGCCGAACAGTTCGCCCCGCTGCGCGAAGGCGCCGAATTCGTGACCCCGGGTGAAGGTAATCTTGTCCAGCACGCATGA